The nucleotide sequence ATGCGGCGCCACCACGTCGGCCAGCGCGGTCGAGTAGACCGAGGAATCGGCGATGGCGAACAGGTTGTAGAGCGCGGCCGCCACCGCCAGCAGCCACAGCGGCCAGCTCCACAGCCAGCCGAAGGCGAAGGACATGCACAGGCTCGCGAGGGTGGCGACCATCATCACGCGCGCGCGGCCCCAGCGGTCGGAAGCGGCGCCGCCCGCGATGCTGCCGAACACGCTGACCAGGTGCGCCAGCGCCGCGAGCGCGATGCCCGCGCCCTTCCACGCCGCGGGCACATCGCCCGACGCGGCCACGAGGTAGGCGGGCAGCCAGGCCCACAGTGCCATCAGCTCCCAGCAGTGGAAGGCATAGGCCCAGTTGCCGGCCATCGCGGGCTTGTCGCGCACCGTCTCGATCAGCGCGCGCAGCGTGCCTTCGCGCGCGGCCGGCGGCGGTGCCGCGGGCAGCCGCATGCGGCGCAGCGCGGGCACGGTGAGCAGCGCGCCCACCGCGGTGCACAGCGCCGCCGCGATCAGGCCGTGGCGCCAGTGCGCGACGCTCGCGAGCGCGGCCACCACCGCGAGCGAGAGCGCATAGCCGAGCGACGAGGCGCCGAGGAACAGCCCCATCGCGCGGCCGCGCACGGCGGGTTCGGCATTGCGCGCGAGCAGCTGCAGCCCCGGCGTGTACGAGGCACCGGCGCACAGCCCCGCGAGCCCGTACAGCAGCAGCGCCGAGCGGTGGCCGCTCGCGAACAGCGCGAAGCCCAGCGCCGCGATCGCGCTGACCGCGCTGCCGAGCAGGAACACGCGGTGCGCGCCGAAGCGGTCCGCGAGCAGGCCGACGGCGAACAGCGAGCTCATGTAGCCCACGTGCCAGGCGCTCTGGATCGAGCCCGCCTGCGCGGCGCTCATCCGCCAGTCGACCAGGGTGAAGGGCAGCACGCCGGCATAGGCCGTGACGATCATGGCCTGCAGCAGCCGGCTCGTGCAGAGCATCGCGAGCCAGCCCGGCGCGGGCAGGGATGGCTGTGCCGCCATCAGGCCAGCGCGCGCTGCATCAGCACGGTGTCGACCCAGCGGCCGAACTTGAAGCCCACGTCGCGCAGCACGCCGACCCGTTCGAAACCCAGGCTCTCGTGCAGCCGCGTCGAGCCCGCGTTGCCGCTGTGTCCGACCACCGCGACCATCTGGCGCAGGCCCCGCGCGGCGCAGCGTTCGATCAGCGCCGCGAGCAGCGCCTTGCCGATGCCGCGGCCGTGCTCGCCCTGCGCGACGTAGATCGAATCCTCGACCGTGTGGCGGTAGGCGGAGCGCGCGCGGTAGGCGCCGGCATAGGCATAGCCGACCACGCGGCCCTCGCGCAGCGCGACCAGGTAGGGCAGGCCGAGGCGCAGCACCTCCAGGCGGCGCGACAGCATCTGCGCCACCGTTGGCACCTGCTCCTCGAAGGAGCAGAGGTCGTGCAGCACGTAGTGGCTGTAGATGGCCTGGATCTCGTCCAGATGCTGGGGCTCGGCGTCGGCGATCGCGAGCGCGGCGAAGGAAGAAGGCAGGTCGGAAGAGGGCATGGCGCGATCTTGACGCGCGGCAATCGATAAATGAAGCTTGGGTCAACTATGCAAGCCATGAGAAAAACTTTGGACAAGCCTGTGCAGCGCTCGCTCAACCTCGACCAGCTGCGCGCCTTCGGCCTGGTGGTCGAGACCGGCAGCTTCTCGGCCGCGGCCGAGCGCCTGGGCCTGACCCAGCCCGCGGTGAGCCTGCAGGTGCGCCAGCTCGAGCGCCGCCTCGCGGTGCGGCTGGTGGAGCGCGTGGGCCGGCGCGCGCGGGCCACGGCGGCCGGCAGCGAGCTGCTGCGGCATGCGCGGCACATCGATGCCGCGGTCGAGAACGCGATCGAGGCGCTGGCCGACCATGCGAGCGCGGTCGCGGGCCGCGTGCGGCTGGGCACCGGCGCCACCGCCTGCCTGCACCTGCTGCCGCCGCTGCTGCGCGCGCTGCGCGAGCAGTACCCGGCGCTCAGCGTGGTGGTGAGCACCGGCAACACCGACGACTGCGTGCGCAAGGTGGAGGAGAACAGCATCGATCTCGCGCTCGTCACCTTGCCGGCGACCGGGCGTTCGCTCGAGGTGACGCCGGTACTCGACGACGAATTCGTGGCCATCGGCCGCGCCGACCTCGCGCCGCTGAAGGCACGCGTGGGACCGGCCGACCTGGCGCCGTTGCCGCTGGTGCTGTTCGAGCCCGCGGCCAACACGCGCCGGCTGGTCGACCGCTGGTTCGCGGCCGAGGGGCTGCAGCCGCAGCCGGTGATGGAGCTCGGCAGCGTCGAGGCGATGAAGGAGATGGTGGCCGCGGGGCTGGGCTACGCCATCGTGCCGGGCATGGCGATGCGCGGGCGCGGCGCCCATCCCGAACTCAAGATCAGCCGGCTGGTGCCGCCCCTGTCGCGCAGCCTGGCGATCGTGCTGCGGCGCGACAAGCCGGTGGGCAAGGGCCTGCGCGTGGTGCTCGATGCGATCGCGCGGGCCGGGGCCGAAAGCAGACGGCCGGGCGCGCCACGCGGGCGCCCCGGCCGTTGAGGGAGAAGCTGGCGCTCAGGCCGCCACGGCGGCGCCGCGCGCGCGGCCCAGCGTGACCACGATCAGCGCCGCGACCAGCACCAGTCCGCCGCTCATCACCATGGTGCTCGAGATGCCCCAGCCGTCGACCACGCGGCCGCCGAGCAGCGCGCCCGAGGCGATCGCCACCTGGAAGCCGCTGACCAGCAGCGCCTGGCCGGCCTCGGGCGCATCGGGCACGGCCTCGAGCATCCAGCCGGTGAGCGCCACCGGGATCAGGCCGAAGGCCACGCCCCAGATCACGACCACCACCGCGCCGGCCACCATGCCGGTGCCGAGCAGCGTCGACAGGATCAGCGCCGTGGCCAGGAGCAGCGCGGCCAGCAGGGTGGTGCCGCGCACGCTGCGCGCCACCATGCTGCCGCCGAGGAAGGTGCCGAAGAAGCCCACGGCGCCGTAGACCAGCAGCAGCGTGGTCACGCCGTTGGGGTCGAGGCCGAAGACCTGCTGCAGCAGCGGCTTGAGGTAGGTGTAGGCGGCGAAGTGGCCGGCGATGAAGAACAGCACCGCGAGCAGCCCGACCTGCGCCATGCGCCGCGTCAGCGGGATCAGCAGGTCGCGCGCGCCGATGGCGCGTGCCGAGGGCAGCGGCGGCAGCAGCCACAGCTGCACCAGCAGCACGGCCCCGGCCAGCGCACCGGTGGCGGCGAAGGAGGCGCGCCAGCCGAAGGTGGTGCCGAGGAAGGCACCGGCCGGCACGCCGAGCACGGTGGCGGCCGACACGCCGGCCAGCACCAGCGACATCGCGCGCGCCTGCTGGGCCGGCGGCACCAGCTGCGTGGCGGCCGGCGGCGCGAAGGTCCAGAAGCCGCCCACGCACAGTCCGAGGATCAGCCGCGCGATCAGCATGGTGGCGAAGTTGGGCGCGAAGGCCGCGAGCAGGTTCGAGGCGATCAGCGCCACGGTGAGGCCGATCAGCAGGGTGCGGCGGTCGAGCCGGCCCGAGGCCACGATCAGGCCCGGTCCCGCGAAGGCCGCGAGGATGCCGGGCATGGTGATCATCAGGCCCGCGGTGCCGTTCGAGACGTTGAGGGTGCTGGCGATGTCGGTGAGCAGGCCGATCGGCATGAACTCGGTCGAGACCATGGCGAAGGAACCGACCGAGAGCGAACCGACCGCGAGCCAGGTCGAGCGCGAGGTCTTCGCGGAATCGGGCGGCAGCGCGTCGATGCAGGGGGCGCCGCTGGGTGCGTTCATCATGAGGAGGAAGTCCGGTGGGCATCGGCCGGCACGGCGGTCGATGCTTGTTGCAAGGGGCTTCGCAGTGTGGTCGCGCGGACGCCCGCGACAAAGGGGGCGCGCGGCAGTTGTCAGTTTCCCCAGGGCGAACAATCGAGGGGTTCGCGTGCTTTCGGCTGCACGCAGGCGCCCGGGAGCGGCACCTTGCCGTCCATCGACGGCAGGGCGCGCTCAGGGCTTGGGCGGCGCGGCCTCGGCGAACGAGGGCAGGTCCTCGCCGCAGGCCATCCACGGCACGTCGTGCGAGCGCCAGATGTGCTGGCTCGGCCGCACGCCGGGATCGTCGTCGAGCGAGCCCACGCGCAGGATCACCTGCGGCTGCGCGACCCATTCCGCCACGAGATGGCTGCCGCAGCGGCGGCAGAAATGGCGCAGCTTGCCGGGCGTCGATTCGAAGGCCGCGAGCGCGTCGTCCTGGCCGCGCAGCCAGCGGAAGTCGGCGCGGTCCACGCGCGCTGTGCTCGCGAAGGCGGCCGCATGCGCCTTGCGGCAGGTCCGGCAATGGCAGTGGCCGATCGGGCCCGCGAGCTTCGCGGCCTCGTAGGCCACGGCGCCGCAGAGACAGGAGCCTTGCATGCGCGCCTCCTCAGCCGGTGTTGCGCAGGCCCGCGGCCACGCCGTTGATCGAGATGTGGATGCCGCGCTGCAGCCGCTCGCCGCCGTCGCCCGCGCGGTAGCGCCGCATCAGCTCGACCTGCAGGTGGTGCAGCGGGTCGATGTAGGGGAAGCGGTGGCGCACCGAGCGCTGCATTTCTGCATTGCCCTCGAGCCGTTGCTTGGCGCCGGTGATCAGCGTGAGCGCGTCCGAGGTGCGGTGCCATTCGGCATCGATCATCGAGAACACCTTCTGGCGCAGCTTGCGGTCGCTCACCAGTTCGGCATAGCGCGAGGCCAGCGCGAGGTCGCTCTTGGCGAGCACCATGTCCATGTTCGACAGCAGCGTGCGGAAGAAGGGCCACTGCGCGTACATGCGCTGCAGCAGCGCCTGGCGCTCCTTGCGGCCCGCGGCATTGCCGGCGGCCGCGAGGAACTGCTCCACGCCCGCGCCGAAGCCGAACCAGCCGGGAATAGTGAGGCGGCACTGGCCCCAGCTGAAGCTCCAGGGCACGGCACGCAGGTCGTCGATCTTGTGGCTCGGGTTGCGCGAGGCGGGGCGCGAGCCGATGTTGAGCTCGGCGATCTCGCGGATCGGCGTGGCGCTGAAGAAGTACTCGCCGAAGCCCGGGGTCTCGTAGACCAGCTTGCGGTAGGCGGCCATGCTCGCGGTGGAGAGCTCGCCGGCCGCCGACAGGAAGGTGGCGGGCGCCGACTTGCCCTGCGGCAGCAGCGTGGCCTCGAGCGTGGCGGCCACCAGGGTTTCGAGGTTGCGCCGGCCGATCTCGCGGTTGGCGTACTTCGAGCCGATGACCTCGCCCTGCTCGGTCAGGCGGATCTGGCCGCGCACCGTGCCGGGCGGCTGCGCGAGGATCGCCTGGTAGCTCGGGCCGCCGCCGCGTCCCACCGTGCCGCCGCGGCCATGGAACATGCGCAGCCGGATGGGGTTGGCCTTCTTCTTGTTGAGCTCGTCGAACAGCGCCACCAGTGCGATGCCGGCGCGGTAGAGCTCCCAGTTGCTGGTGAAGATGCCGCCGTCCTTGTTGCTGTCGCTGTAGCCGAGCATCACGTCCTGCTCGGCGCCCGAGCGCTCGATCAGCGCCTGGATGTTCGGCAGCGCGTAGAAGGCGCGCACGATCGGCGCGGCATTGCGCAGGTCCTCGATGGTCTCGAACAGCGGCACCACGATCAGGTCGCAGGTGGCGTCCTTGTCCATCGCGCCGCGCAGCAGGCCCACTTCCTTCTGCAGCAGCAGCGCCTCGAGCAGGTCGCTCACGGTCTCGGTGTGGCTGATGATGTAGTGGCGGATCGCCGCGTTGCCGTAGCGCGCGCGGGCCACGCGCGCGGCCGCGAAGATCGCGAGCTCGCTCTTCGCGAGCGGCGAATAGGCTGCATCGGGCACGCGCAGCGGGCGCGCGTCGTCGAGCAGCTTGAGCAGCAGCGTCTGCTTGGCTTCCTCGGCCAGCGAAGCGTAGGCGGGCTCGATGCGCGCGGTGGCCAGCAGCTCGGCGATCACGGCCTCGTGCTTGTCGGAGCTCTGGCGCAGGTCGACCGTGGCGAGGTGGAAGCCGAACACCTCGACCGCGCGGATCAGCGGCTTGAGGCGCGGCGCGGCCAGCAGGCTGCCGTGCTTCTCGCCGAGCGAGTCCTCGATGGTGCGCAGGTCGGCGAGGAACTCCTCGGCCGTGGCGTAGGGGTTCTGCGGCGCCACCGCGTGGCGCGCGGCCTCGCCGCCCGTGAGCTCGCGCAGCGTGGCCGCGAGCCGCGAATAGACGCCGGTCAGCGCGCGGCGATAGGGCTCGTCCTTGCGGTGCTCGCTGGTGTCGGGCGAGCGCTCGGCCAGCGCCTGCATCTCGACCGACACGTCGATCAGGGTGGCCGACAGCGAGAGCTCGCCGCCCAGGTAGTGCACCTCGGTGAGGTAGTGGCGCAGCGCCAGTTCGGCCTGCCGGCGCAGCGCGTACTCGAGGGTCTCGGCCGTGACGTTGGGGTTGCCGTCGCGGTCGCCGCCGATCCACTGGCCCATGCGCAGGAAGGTCGCGACCGAGGGCGTCTGGCCGCCCTGCGCCAGCGCCTTCTCGAGGTCGGCATAGACGCGCGGGATCTCGCGCAGGAAGGTGGCCTCGTAGTAGCTCAGCGCGTTCTCGATCTCGTCGGCCACGGTGAGCTTGGAGAAGCGCAGCAGGCGCGTCTGCCACAGCTGCGTGACGCGGATGCGGATCTGCGCCTCGTTGTCGGCGAATTCGAGCGGCGATAGCGCGTCGGTGCCGCCGGCATAGGCCTGCTGGCGCAGGCGGATCTCGTCGCGCGTGGTCAGCAGCAGCGCGATCGCGCGCTCGGCGTCGAGGATGCTCTTGCGCTGCACCTCGGTCGGGTGCGCGGTGAGCACCGGCGACAGGTAGCTGTGGGCCAGCGTGGCCACGATCTCGTCGGGCTTCACGCCGGCCTTGCGGATGCGCGCCAGCGCGGTCTGCAGGTCGCCGTCGGCGCTCTCGCCGGCGCGCTCGGCCTCGGTGCGGCGGCGGATCAGGTGGCGGTCTTCGGCCAGGTTGGCCAGGTGGCTGAAGTAGCTGAAGGCGCGGATCACGCGCACCGTCTCGGCCGCGGTCAGGCTCTTGAGCAGGTTCTTCAGCGCGCGGTCGGCGGTCTGGTCGGCATCGCGGCGGAAAGCCACCGACAGCGTGCGGATCTTCTCCACCAGTTCATAGCTCTCCTTGCCCTCCTGCTCCCGGATCACGTCGCCGAGGATGCGGCCCAGCAGGCGGATGTCGTCGATCAGCGGCTGGTCTTCGGCTTGCCTGCGCTTCGGTGGGGCGACAGGGGTCTTGCTGGCTTTCATTCGATGGTGTTCCTGGAGACTTGGAGTGCTGTTGGAATGGAGCGTCGCCGCCGTTGCTGCGGCGCAACATGCTAGCATCCCGCCGGTTTCTGTTCATGTACTTTTCGGGGGCGGTTTTGAGCAATATCGTGATTGCCACGCGCGAAAGCCGGCTGGCCTTGTGGCAAGCCGAGCACGTGCAAGCGCTGTTGCAAGACAAGGGCCACACGGTCCGCCTGCTGGGCATGACCACGCGTGGCGACCAGATCCTCGATCGCACCCTGAGCAAGGTCGGCGGCAAGGGCCTGTTCGTGAAGGAGCTCGAGCTCGCGCTCGAGGAAGGGCGCGCCGACATCGCGGTCCACTCGCTCAAGGACGTGCCGATGGAGCTGCCCGAGGGCTTCGTGCTGGCCTGCGTGCTCGAGCGCGAAGACCCGCGCGACGCGCTGGTGTCGCCGCGCTACGCCTCGCTCGACGAACTGCCGCAGGGTGCCGTGGTCGGCACCTCGAGCCTGCGCCGCGTGATGCTGTTGCGCGCGCGCCGGCCCGACCTGCGCATCGAACCGCTGCGCGGCAACCTCGACACCCGGCTGCGCAAGCTCGACGAGGGCCAGTACGACGCCATCGTGCTGGCCGCCGCGGGCCTCAAGCGCCTGGGCCTCGGGGACCGCATCCGCATCGCCTTCGAACCCGAGACCATGCTGCCGGCCGCGGGCCAGGGCGCATTGGGCATCGAGGTGCGCGCCGACCGCGCCGACCTGATCGCATTGCTGGCACCGCTGTCGCACCGCGGCGACTGGCTCGCCACCGCCGCCGAGCGCGCCGTGAGCCGCGCGATGGGCGGCAGCTGCTCGATGCCGCTGGCCGCGCATGCGCGCTGGCAGCCCGACGGCAGCCTGCGCATCGACGCCGCCTGGGGCGACCCCGAGGGCGCCGAGCCGATGCTGCAGGTGAGCGCGCGCGCCGAGGCCGGCGATCACGCGCAGGCCGATGCGCTCGGGTTGCACGCGGCCTCGCTGCTGCGCGACGCGGGCGCCCACTGAAACGCGTGGGGACCGTGGCGACGACCGCAGCGCCGACCGTCCTCGTGACGCGACCGGCGCGCGAGGCGCCGCCGTGGATCGATGCACTGCGTGACGCGGGCTTCGATGCGCGCGCGTTGCCCTTGATCGAGATCGCGCCGGTCGCCGATGCCGCGCCGCTGCGCGCGGCCTGGAACGAACACCACGCGGCGCGGATGTTCGTGAGCGCCGCCGCGGTCGACCGCTTCTTCGAAGCCAACGCCGGCACCGCGCTGCAAGCAGGTTGCCGCTTCTGGGCCACCGGCCCCGGCACCGCGCGCGCGCTGCAACGCAACGGCGTTCCGCCCGAGGCCATCGACACGCCAGCCGCCGACGAAGGCCGCTTCGATTCCGAAGCCCTGTGGGCGATCGTGGGGCTGCGGGTCGTGCCCGGACTGCGCGTGCTGATCGTGCGCGGCGGCGATGCGCAGGGCCAGCCCGCGGGCCGCGACTGGCTCGCGCAGGCGCTCGACGATGCGGGCGCGCGGCGCGAGACCGTGGTGGCCTACCGCCGGCTCGCGCCCGTGCTCGATGACGCGCAGCGCCGGCTGGCAGAGGAGGGCGCCGCGGGCCGCGCGCTCTGGCTCTTCAGCAGTTCGGAGGCGATCGCCAACCTGCGCGCCGCGCTGCCGGCCATCGATTGGCGGGCCGCGCGCGCCATCGCCACCCACCCGCGCATCGCGCAAGCCGCGCGTGGCGCGGGTTTCGGCACGGTGCGCGAGAGCGCGCCGCTGCTGGAAGCGCTGGTCGCGTCGATAGAATCCCTCGCATGAGCGCCGTGCCTCCGTCCGACGAGTCTTCTTCCGCCTCCGCCGCACCCCAGGCACCCGTGCCGGCTCCGCTGACGACTTCTTCCCAATCTCCCGCCGCCCTCGCCGCGGCCGCCACCACCCTGACGCGCATCGGTCTCGGCCTGCTGGCGCTGGTCTCGCTGGGCGCGCTGCTGACGTCGATCGCGCTGTGGCAGAAGGTCGGCAACATGAAGGAACAGCTCGCGCGCCAGAGCAGCGAGGCGCTGATGCAGTCGCTCGAGGCGCGCACGCTGGCGCGCGAGGCCAAGGACACGGTGCGCGACACCGCCGCGCGCGTGGCGCTCACCGAGACCCGCGTCGCCGAGGTCGCGCTGCAGCGCTCGCAGCTCGAGGAACTGATGCAGAGCCTCTCGCGTTCGCGCGACGAGAACCTGGTGGTCGACATCGAATCCACGCTGCGGCTCGCGCTGCAGCAGGCGCAGGTCACGGGCAGCGTCGAGCCGCTGCTGGCCGCGCTGAAGGCCGGCGACCTGCGCATCGCGCGCGCCGCCCAGCCGCGGCTGGCGCCGCTGCAGCGCGCGATGCAGCGCGACGCCGACCGGCTGCGCAGCACCGCCAGCGCCGACGGTGGCGAGGCGCTGCAGAAGCTCGACGAACTGATGCGCGGCGTGGACGACCTGCCGCCGCTCAACGCGGTCGCGATGCGCGGCACCGGCCTCAATGCCTGGCAGGCCGACCCGGTGCCGGCCGACGCGCCCTGGTGGGAGCGCGCGCTGCTCACGGTGCGCAACGAGGCGCGCTCGCTGGTGCGCGTGGGCCGCATCGAGCGGCCCGAGGCGATCCTGCTGGCGCCCGACCAGACCTACTTCCTGCGCGAGAACCTCAAGCTCAAGCTGCTCAACGCGCGCCTGTCGCTGCTGTCGCGCCAGGTCGACGTCACGCGCACCGAGCTCGCCAACGTGGCGGCCTCGCTCAACCGCTATTTCGATCCCGCGTCGCGCCGCACGCAGACGGCCGCAACGCAGTTGCAGCAGCTGCAGGCGCTGGTGAAGACCACCGAGCCGCCGCGCATCGACGACACGCTCGCCGCCCTGGCCACCGCCGCGGCCGGCCGCTGAGAAGGCAGGGCTCTTCATGCGCGCCGCACTCTGGCTCCTCGCGCTGTTCGCCGTCGCCGCGGCGGTCGCGCTGTTCGCCGGCAACAACCAGGGCACGATCACCGTGTTCTGGCCGCCGTGGCGGGTCGACCTCTCGCTCAACCTCGTGCTGGTGATCCTGCTGACGCTGTTCGTGCTGCTGCACGCGGCGCTGCGTGCGCTGGCCGCGCTGTTCTCGCTGCCGACCCAGGCGCGCCAGTGGCGCATGCAGCAGAAGGAACGCATGCTGCATTCGGCGCTGCTCGATGCGATGGTGCAGCTGATCTCGGGCCGCTTCTCGCGCGCGCGCAAGGCCGCGCAGGCCGCGCTCACGCAGGAGAAGACCCTGGCCGCGCTCGGCGCCAGCCTGCCGCAGGCGCAGCAGGTGCGCGTGCTGTCGCACCTGCTCGCGGCCGAGAGCGCGCAGGCGCTGCAGGACCGCCCGGCGCGCGACGCCCATCTGCAGCAGGCGCTCAACGAGAGCGCCGACCGCAACCTGCTGGCCAGTCCCGAGACCCGCGAGGGCGTGCAGCTGCGCGCCGCGCGCTGGGCGCTCGAGGACCGCGATCCGGCGGCAGCGCTGGCGCGGTTGGAGGAACTGCCGCAGGGCGCGCAGCGCCGCACGCTGGCCCTGCGGCTGCGGCTGAAGGCCGCGCGCCAGGACCGCCGCACGCTCGAGGCGCTCGAGACCGCGCGGCTGCTGGCCAAGCACCGCGCCTTCTCGGAGGCCGCCGCGCAGAGCATCGTGCGCGGGCTCGCGACCGAGCTGCTGTCGGGCGCGCACGATCCGGCGCAGCTGCTGCGCGCCTGGTCCGAACTCGAGACGGCCGAGCGCGAGATGCCCGAGGTCGCGATCCACGCCGCGCAGCGCATGGTGCTGCTCAAGGGCGACCTGCCGGTGGCGCGCGGCTGGCTGCTGCCGGCCTGGGAGCGCATGGTGTCGGTGCCGCGCGGCCTCGGCGACGCGCTGCGCGTCAAGCTCGCGCTGGCGCTCGAGGCCGGGCTCGATTCGGTCGATGCCGACTGGCTCGCGCGCATCGAGAGCGCGCAGCGCAACAACCCGCGCGATGCCAACCTGCAGTACCTCGCGGGCATGGCCTGCATGAAGCGCCAGCTCTGGGGCAAGGCGCAGCAGCTGCTGTCGCAGGCCGGCATGGGGCTGCAGGACCCCGAGCTCTACCGCCGCGCCTGGCTCGCGCTCGCGCAGCTGGCCGAGGACCGCGGCGATGCCGAGCAGGCCGCGGTGGCCTGGCGCAACGCGGCGCAGATCGAGAACCACCCGGTCTCGCTGCGCTAGCTCAGGGGCGAGAGGCGCAAGCGACCGGGGGCCGCCTGCCCCCGCCGTGGAAGGCCAGCGCGCTCAGTGCCGCGAGCACCCACACGCCGAGCGCGCCGTAGAGCATCACCCCGCCGAAGCCCTGCAGCAGCGCGCCGTGGGCGATCGCACCCGAGGGATCGAGCGCGGCGAGCGCCGGGAACTCCCGGTGCAGCGTCGCGAGATGGCCGGCCGCGATCCGCTCGGCGAGCGCGGGCAGCGACGGCGCCAGTTCCGGCAGCGCGCCGCGCAGCGCGGCGACGATGCCCGCGAGCAGCAGGAAGCCCATCAGCGCGATGTTGATCGCCAGCGTGATGAGCCGCGCGCTCATGTCGATGCCCGAGGCCATGCCGGCGCGGCTCGCGGGCACCGAGCCGGTGGTGGTGTTGGTCACCGGCGTGTTGATCACGCCCAGGCCGAGGCCCGCCAGCAGGCAGCCCGGCAGCAGCGTGAGCCAGCTCGCCTCGGCGACGCCGCTGCCCCAGCGCATCAGCAAAAAGCCCGCGCCGATGGCGAACAGGCCCGCCGGGATCACGGCGCCGGCGCGAAAGCGCGCAGCGAGCCGCTCGCCCAGCGGCGGCGCGAGCAGGGTCGGCAGCGTGTAGGCCAGCAGCGCCGTGCCGGCCTGCACCGCGTCGTAGCCCAGGCCGGCCTGGAAGTAGATCGGCAGGTAGATCATGAAGGGCCAGAAGCTGAAATTCATGCCGACCGAGCCGAGGATCGCGCCCGAGAACGCGC is from Variovorax paradoxus and encodes:
- a CDS encoding uroporphyrinogen-III C-methyltransferase, whose product is MSAVPPSDESSSASAAPQAPVPAPLTTSSQSPAALAAAATTLTRIGLGLLALVSLGALLTSIALWQKVGNMKEQLARQSSEALMQSLEARTLAREAKDTVRDTAARVALTETRVAEVALQRSQLEELMQSLSRSRDENLVVDIESTLRLALQQAQVTGSVEPLLAALKAGDLRIARAAQPRLAPLQRAMQRDADRLRSTASADGGEALQKLDELMRGVDDLPPLNAVAMRGTGLNAWQADPVPADAPWWERALLTVRNEARSLVRVGRIERPEAILLAPDQTYFLRENLKLKLLNARLSLLSRQVDVTRTELANVAASLNRYFDPASRRTQTAATQLQQLQALVKTTEPPRIDDTLAALATAAAGR
- a CDS encoding heme biosynthesis protein HemY, with the translated sequence MRAALWLLALFAVAAAVALFAGNNQGTITVFWPPWRVDLSLNLVLVILLTLFVLLHAALRALAALFSLPTQARQWRMQQKERMLHSALLDAMVQLISGRFSRARKAAQAALTQEKTLAALGASLPQAQQVRVLSHLLAAESAQALQDRPARDAHLQQALNESADRNLLASPETREGVQLRAARWALEDRDPAAALARLEELPQGAQRRTLALRLRLKAARQDRRTLEALETARLLAKHRAFSEAAAQSIVRGLATELLSGAHDPAQLLRAWSELETAEREMPEVAIHAAQRMVLLKGDLPVARGWLLPAWERMVSVPRGLGDALRVKLALALEAGLDSVDADWLARIESAQRNNPRDANLQYLAGMACMKRQLWGKAQQLLSQAGMGLQDPELYRRAWLALAQLAEDRGDAEQAAVAWRNAAQIENHPVSLR